A window of the Bradyrhizobium diazoefficiens genome harbors these coding sequences:
- a CDS encoding cytochrome b/b6 domain-containing protein — MSSLTVTDEHVSAKPAKVIQPVWVRVMHWTNAVAMILMILSGWQIYNASPLFSFSFPRDYTLGGWLGGGLLWHFAAMWLLMINGLAYLVTGFATGRFRKKLLPITPSGVLHDVRAALTFKLGHDDLTVYNYVQRTLYAGIIVVGVLIVLSGLSMWKPVQLHWLVMLFGDYPTARYVHFFCMSAICAFLVIHVLLALLVPKSLRAMIIGR; from the coding sequence ATGTCGAGCCTCACAGTCACCGACGAGCATGTCAGCGCCAAGCCCGCCAAGGTGATCCAGCCGGTCTGGGTCCGCGTGATGCACTGGACCAACGCCGTCGCCATGATCCTGATGATCCTGTCGGGCTGGCAGATCTACAATGCTTCGCCGCTGTTCAGTTTCAGTTTCCCGCGCGACTACACGCTCGGCGGCTGGCTCGGTGGCGGCCTGCTTTGGCATTTTGCGGCGATGTGGCTGCTGATGATCAACGGACTCGCCTATCTCGTCACCGGGTTCGCCACCGGTCGCTTCCGCAAAAAGCTACTGCCCATCACGCCGTCGGGCGTGCTCCACGACGTCAGGGCAGCGCTGACCTTCAAGCTCGGCCACGACGATCTCACCGTCTACAATTACGTGCAGCGCACGCTCTATGCCGGCATCATCGTCGTCGGCGTGCTGATCGTGCTGTCGGGCCTGTCGATGTGGAAGCCGGTGCAATTGCACTGGCTGGTGATGCTGTTCGGCGATTATCCGACCGCGCGCTATGTCCATTTCTTCTGCATGTCCGCGATCTGCGCTTTCCTCGTCATTCACGTCCTGCTTGCGCTGCTGGTGCCGAAGAGCCTGCGCGCCATGATCATCGGTCGCTAA
- a CDS encoding IS701 family transposase gives MSVNNHREAEERFGAYVDGLSSVIGHPRRRRQLRDYCTGLVLPGERKSVEPLAARTDPARTAAQHQSLLHFVGNACWSDEDVLAKVRQMVLPALEKDGPIEAWIIDDTSFPKQGKHSVGVHHQYCGQLGKQANCQVAVSLSIASRTGSLPVDYRLYLPETWAKDRARRKKAGIPKEIKFKTKPEIALDQIRRACEASLPRGVALMDAAYGRDARLRAGMSELNVSYVAGIVPTILMWGPGAGPRRMDKPMNNTGRRDEPELVTAKTLALGLPKLEWCTVKWREGSAEQLTSRFARVRVRVGSNKLIPEKSSAEWLLIEWPKSEAEPTRYWLSTLPETISFTRLVDLAKLRWRIERDYQELKQEVGLGHYEGRGWRGFHHHATLCIAAYGFLVAERATIPPSGPRCAPPLPAPRLPDDYRPRGSALAA, from the coding sequence ATGAGTGTCAACAATCACCGGGAAGCCGAAGAGCGTTTTGGGGCTTACGTAGACGGTCTTTCGAGCGTGATCGGTCATCCGAGACGTAGGCGACAGTTGCGCGATTATTGCACTGGGTTGGTGCTCCCCGGCGAACGCAAGAGCGTGGAACCGTTGGCGGCGCGAACGGATCCGGCGCGGACGGCTGCTCAGCACCAGTCGTTGCTGCACTTTGTGGGGAATGCATGCTGGTCCGACGAGGACGTGCTGGCGAAGGTCCGCCAGATGGTGCTGCCGGCGCTGGAGAAGGACGGGCCAATCGAGGCCTGGATCATCGACGACACCTCGTTTCCCAAGCAGGGCAAGCATTCGGTCGGCGTGCATCACCAATATTGCGGTCAACTCGGCAAGCAGGCCAACTGCCAGGTGGCGGTGTCGCTGTCGATCGCCAGTCGTACCGGCAGCCTTCCGGTCGACTACCGGCTGTACCTTCCGGAGACCTGGGCCAAGGATCGTGCACGGCGAAAGAAGGCAGGCATTCCGAAGGAGATCAAGTTCAAGACCAAGCCGGAGATCGCACTCGATCAGATACGACGGGCATGCGAGGCCAGCCTGCCGCGCGGCGTTGCCTTGATGGATGCCGCTTACGGCAGGGACGCGCGGCTGCGTGCAGGCATGTCGGAGTTGAACGTGTCTTACGTGGCCGGCATTGTGCCAACTATTTTGATGTGGGGGCCTGGCGCCGGCCCGCGGCGCATGGACAAGCCGATGAACAATACCGGCCGGCGCGACGAGCCTGAGTTGGTCACGGCCAAGACACTGGCCCTCGGTCTGCCCAAGCTTGAATGGTGCACGGTGAAGTGGCGGGAGGGCTCGGCCGAGCAGCTCACCTCGCGCTTTGCTCGTGTTCGCGTGCGTGTTGGGTCCAACAAGCTCATCCCGGAGAAATCGTCGGCGGAGTGGCTGTTGATCGAATGGCCGAAGAGCGAAGCTGAGCCGACCAGATACTGGCTCTCCACGCTGCCGGAGACCATCAGCTTCACGCGGCTCGTCGATCTGGCGAAACTGCGCTGGCGCATCGAGCGCGATTACCAGGAGCTCAAGCAAGAGGTCGGGCTGGGTCACTACGAGGGGCGCGGCTGGCGGGGCTTCCATCATCACGCGACCCTGTGCATCGCCGCTTACGGCTTCCTGGTCGCCGAGCGGGCGACGATTCCCCCCTCAGGACCTCGTTGCGCCCCGCCGCTCCCGGCACCTCGCTTACCCGACGACTATCGACCCCGCGGATCCGCCCTGGCGGCCTGA
- a CDS encoding molybdopterin-binding protein: MAKRSFLIPGVDKRLLIKDSLKTMPDVTRRRFIAGGASLGALTLLTGCDVVDSSSAEAFLTKVSKFNDAVQDFIFNPDALAPTFPESAITKPFPFNAYYDLDDAPEIAADDWKLEVRGLVDNKKSWTLPELYKLPQVTQITRHICVEGWSAIGSWTGTPLRDFLKLVGADTRAKYVWFQCADKDGYNSPLDMRSALHPQTQMTFKYANEILPRAYGFPMKIRVPTKLGFKNPKYVVSMEVTNDYKGGYWEDQGYNSFSGS; the protein is encoded by the coding sequence ATGGCCAAGCGTTCATTCCTGATCCCCGGCGTCGACAAGCGGCTGCTGATCAAGGACTCCCTCAAGACGATGCCCGATGTCACCCGCCGCCGCTTCATCGCAGGCGGCGCCAGCCTCGGCGCGCTGACGCTGCTCACCGGCTGCGACGTGGTCGACTCCTCGTCGGCCGAGGCGTTTCTGACAAAAGTCTCGAAATTCAACGACGCCGTGCAGGATTTCATTTTTAATCCCGACGCACTGGCCCCGACGTTTCCCGAGAGCGCGATTACAAAGCCGTTCCCGTTCAACGCCTATTACGATCTCGACGACGCGCCGGAGATCGCGGCCGACGACTGGAAGCTCGAGGTGCGCGGCCTCGTCGACAACAAGAAGTCGTGGACGCTGCCGGAGCTCTACAAGCTGCCGCAGGTCACGCAAATCACTCGCCACATCTGCGTCGAAGGCTGGAGCGCGATCGGCAGCTGGACCGGCACGCCCTTGCGCGATTTCCTGAAACTCGTCGGCGCCGACACGCGCGCGAAATACGTCTGGTTCCAGTGCGCCGACAAGGACGGCTACAACTCGCCGTTGGACATGCGCTCCGCGCTGCATCCGCAGACCCAGATGACGTTCAAATACGCCAACGAGATTCTGCCGCGCGCCTACGGCTTCCCGATGAAGATCCGCGTGCCGACAAAACTCGGCTTCAAGAACCCGAAATACGTCGTCTCGATGGAAGTCACCAACGACTACAAAGGCGGCTATTGGGAAGACCAGGGGTATAATTCGTTCAGCGGGAGCTGA
- a CDS encoding fasciclin domain-containing protein has protein sequence MSKRISYLTAAAFSALAITATVIAPARAEEKTVMVGGAAMFPSKNIVQNAVNSKDHTTLVAAVKAAGLVPTLEGKGPFTVFAPTNTAFGKLPAGTVDTLVKPENKAALTKILTYHVVAGKLEASDLTDGKKLKTVEGEELTVKKQDGKVWIVDAKGGTSMVTISNVNQSNGVIHVVDTVLMPAT, from the coding sequence CATTTCCTATCTCACCGCCGCTGCCTTCAGCGCGCTGGCCATCACCGCGACCGTCATCGCGCCTGCCCGCGCCGAGGAAAAGACCGTCATGGTCGGCGGCGCCGCGATGTTCCCGTCGAAGAACATCGTCCAGAATGCCGTCAACTCGAAGGATCACACCACGCTGGTGGCGGCGGTGAAGGCGGCCGGCCTCGTCCCGACGCTGGAAGGCAAGGGTCCGTTCACGGTGTTCGCGCCGACCAACACCGCCTTCGGCAAGCTGCCGGCCGGCACCGTCGACACCCTGGTCAAGCCCGAGAACAAGGCGGCGCTGACCAAGATCCTCACCTACCATGTGGTGGCGGGCAAGCTCGAAGCCTCCGACCTCACCGACGGCAAGAAGCTGAAGACCGTCGAGGGTGAGGAACTCACAGTGAAGAAGCAGGACGGCAAGGTCTGGATCGTCGACGCCAAGGGCGGCACCTCGATGGTGACGATTTCCAACGTCAACCAGTCGAATGGCGTGATCCATGTGGTCGATACCGTGCTGATGCCGGCAACGTAA
- a CDS encoding YbfB/YjiJ family MFS transporter — MHAPDRLPPDAHPARLILTLSLAATVGLGIGRFAYALVLPDMREDLGWSYSAAGFMNTINAVGYLVGALVASRLIQRVGWSAAIRGGTVACVAALATCALTGNFIALSLARLVLGLGAAAGFVAGGALAATIAQSRPERANFLLSLFYAGPGVGILSSGLIAPFTLQHFGPGSWWMVWWAMTLLSAAMTVPLFLVRIESGARFTEGGHAAFAIRPVLIYLASYFLFGAGYIAYMTFMIAYVRDGGGGAAAQARFWGLIGVSAFVTPWVWRRVLALDRGGLATAIILGTNAIGASLPMLGHSTAWLGTSAVVFGVAFFAVVGSTTAFVRFNYPHEEWPTAIAAMTISFGIGQTLGPIVVGAITDALGSLSYALNVSAALLALGAVAALCQRKVGPKAANGE, encoded by the coding sequence TTGCACGCCCCAGACCGTCTCCCACCCGACGCACATCCCGCGCGGCTGATCTTGACCCTGTCGCTGGCCGCCACCGTCGGGCTCGGCATCGGCCGCTTTGCCTATGCGCTGGTGCTGCCTGACATGCGGGAGGACCTCGGCTGGTCTTACTCGGCGGCGGGTTTCATGAACACCATCAACGCCGTCGGCTACCTCGTGGGCGCGCTGGTGGCGTCCCGACTGATCCAGCGTGTCGGCTGGTCGGCGGCGATCCGCGGCGGAACCGTGGCCTGCGTCGCCGCGCTCGCCACCTGCGCGCTGACAGGCAATTTCATCGCGCTCAGCCTGGCGCGCCTCGTGCTGGGCCTCGGGGCCGCGGCCGGCTTCGTTGCCGGCGGCGCGCTGGCCGCAACCATCGCGCAATCGCGCCCGGAGCGGGCCAATTTCCTGCTCAGCCTGTTCTATGCCGGCCCGGGTGTCGGCATTCTCTCCTCGGGGCTGATCGCACCGTTCACGCTGCAGCATTTCGGCCCCGGCTCGTGGTGGATGGTGTGGTGGGCGATGACACTGCTCTCGGCCGCGATGACGGTGCCGCTGTTTTTGGTGCGCATCGAGAGCGGCGCGCGCTTCACCGAAGGCGGCCACGCCGCCTTCGCGATCCGTCCCGTGCTGATCTATCTCGCCTCCTACTTCCTGTTCGGCGCCGGCTACATCGCCTACATGACCTTCATGATCGCCTATGTGCGCGACGGCGGTGGCGGGGCTGCGGCGCAGGCGAGATTCTGGGGCTTGATCGGCGTGAGTGCGTTCGTGACGCCCTGGGTCTGGCGTCGCGTGCTCGCGCTCGATCGCGGCGGTCTCGCCACCGCCATCATCCTCGGCACCAACGCGATCGGCGCCAGCCTGCCGATGCTGGGACATTCGACCGCGTGGCTTGGGACCTCGGCGGTGGTGTTCGGCGTCGCCTTCTTCGCCGTCGTCGGCTCGACCACGGCCTTCGTGCGCTTCAACTATCCGCATGAGGAGTGGCCGACCGCGATCGCGGCGATGACGATCTCGTTCGGCATCGGCCAGACGCTCGGCCCGATCGTGGTCGGCGCGATCACGGATGCGCTGGGGAGCTTGAGCTACGCGCTGAATGTCTCGGCGGCGCTGCTGGCGCTGGGCGCGGTGGCGGCGTTGTGTCAGCGGAAGGTGGGGCCAAAAGCTGCGAATGGCGAGTAG
- the leuB gene encoding 3-isopropylmalate dehydrogenase — translation MATHKLLLLPGDGIGPEVMGEVKRLIDWLNSAGIAKFETDTGLVGGSAYDAHKVSISEGDMAKAMEADAIIFGAVGGPKWDAVPYEVRPEAGLLRLRKDLALFANLRPAVCYPALADASSLKREAVEGLDIVIVRELTGGVYFGEPKTITDLGNGQKRAIDTQVYDTYEIERIGRVAFELARKRKNKVTSMEKRNVMKSGVLWNEVTTQVHKREYPDVMLEHQLADSGGMMLVKWPKQFDVIVTDNLFGDMLSDIAAMLTGSLGMLPSASLGEVDVKTKKRKALYEPVHGSAPDIAGQGLANPIAMISSFGMALRYSFDMGALADKVDAAIAAVLASGLRTADIKSEGTTAASTTQMGEAILKELQKLHA, via the coding sequence ATGGCGACCCACAAATTGCTGCTGCTCCCCGGCGACGGTATCGGCCCCGAGGTGATGGGCGAGGTGAAGCGGCTGATCGATTGGCTCAATTCGGCCGGGATCGCCAAATTCGAGACCGATACCGGCCTGGTCGGCGGCTCCGCCTATGACGCCCACAAGGTGTCGATCTCCGAGGGCGACATGGCCAAGGCGATGGAAGCCGACGCCATCATCTTCGGCGCGGTCGGCGGCCCGAAGTGGGATGCCGTTCCTTACGAGGTGCGCCCCGAAGCCGGCTTGTTGCGCCTGCGCAAGGATCTCGCTTTGTTCGCCAACCTCCGCCCGGCGGTCTGCTATCCGGCGCTGGCCGATGCTTCCAGCCTGAAGCGCGAGGCGGTCGAGGGTCTCGACATCGTCATCGTGCGCGAGCTCACCGGTGGCGTCTATTTCGGCGAGCCCAAGACCATCACCGATCTCGGCAACGGCCAGAAGCGCGCCATCGATACCCAGGTCTACGACACCTATGAGATCGAGCGCATCGGCCGCGTCGCCTTCGAGCTTGCCAGGAAGCGCAAGAACAAGGTGACGTCGATGGAGAAACGCAACGTCATGAAGTCGGGCGTGCTCTGGAACGAGGTCACGACCCAGGTCCACAAGCGCGAATATCCCGATGTCATGCTCGAGCACCAGCTTGCTGATTCCGGCGGCATGATGCTGGTGAAATGGCCGAAGCAGTTCGACGTCATCGTTACCGACAATCTGTTCGGCGACATGCTGTCCGACATCGCCGCGATGCTCACCGGCTCGCTCGGCATGCTGCCCTCGGCCTCGCTCGGCGAGGTCGACGTCAAGACCAAGAAGCGCAAGGCCCTGTACGAGCCCGTGCACGGTTCGGCGCCTGATATCGCAGGCCAGGGTCTCGCCAATCCGATCGCGATGATCTCGTCCTTCGGCATGGCGCTGCGTTATTCCTTCGACATGGGCGCGCTCGCCGACAAGGTCGACGCCGCGATCGCCGCGGTGCTCGCCAGTGGCCTGCGCACCGCCGACATCAAGTCGGAAGGCACCACCGCCGCCTCGACCACGCAGATGGGCGAAGCGATCCTGAAGGAACTGCAGAAGCTGCACGCCTGA